The proteins below come from a single Seriola aureovittata isolate HTS-2021-v1 ecotype China chromosome 23, ASM2101889v1, whole genome shotgun sequence genomic window:
- the LOC130164172 gene encoding insulin receptor substrate 2-B, with the protein MANFTNYQEGKAAMLMVETQQRDVGTKSAAATANGDGSVGEPPSPLINIGGGGGGGGGGGGGSRFHQHLPPSNHLHHLHLSHHHPPKDQQQHHHYQLAPQQQQQQQQQHLSGENIAESPGRKASSSSLSQVHTAEDPAASSSAASSSSSSSSHVYAAVNVANTSDVVDDIRKCGYLRKQKHGHKRFFVLRAASHLGPSRLEYYDSEKKFRNSLRSAAAAVASGGAVAPSPPKRVIYLYQCFTVNKRADSKNKHLIALYTKDEYFAIVAENEQEQEDWYVAVSELMSEGKKGHLDSDDLDDGYGTVTPGTVFKEVWQVNVKPKGLGQTKNLTGVYRLCLSTKTIHLVKLNSETPCVNLQLMNIRRCGHSESFFFIEVGRSSSIGPGEIWMQVDDSVVAQNMHETILETMKALKAFAEFRPRSKSQSSGSNPMPFITTRRHLGNLPPSQTGLQRRSRTESVVGTPPSSKSSGASGYRFRTSSEGEGTMNRPFRSATGSLVHLNSARAHHGRQEGGGASSGSGVATGNAGTSTSGGGRYVRAIPGSSSTYHARSASLPVSHFPSTTSPVSVSSSSGHGSVSDTLTRPSSASICGSPSDGGFNSSDEYGSSPGDFRYFRVRSNTPDSLGNTPPIREENCLNDYMAMGWNREVFGTSGGSGNNSGGDTPRDESTSTTEDERFSSSSLRRRTHSFSRPAGGATGGSGVAVYQKMTQTNFSLDEGSDVVLPFGSGLLRGGPSSSSSSLRSDYSSCSEHSQQSRPSTLSRTEAGGERPSLPSSSSSAKEDSGYMPMMCGVAASPRDTPPDYMPMQPSSYSHHVSHSPQFHSPALGARSAHPHPQPQPQSSTDSHGYMMMLPGGSGTSPSPVQASPSPHSSSSLAGASGSDSIAERPENGEYMDMSYSSSAGRKLSNEGSSGYYTPGTPESTPKSYSPYFSLPRSYKAPTRERDEKEYGEYVPMSSPAKPVYSSVATASLSTPERRVGGGSSTSTPSHPPPPYGAHHATAAMADRRIVRPNRLPLGRRSFHGPLRVSEPSTASAGTSTSVPATGSSSEGPSSPGEYINIEFGDHYPHQQQPPAYPLSAQDEAPSLGSSDHRHSPPQPQSHQDYMSVEVEADQQDSAGCLGKNQSPRPSLVAPWNPPSYIRPLASNPGVLASPGVPAGGHWRSMGDDYTDMTFNLSRGERTQTSPTAMLQHLCVIEGHYGHVSSASPSSISPPLPPSSPGRAPTQQLEPKVVRADPQGRRRHSSETFSSTSSTNSTPSAGGLGPSSSAAHPTLTNTAAPNGSYLSEGQASRWASSASFDSVWMSVEGLGDSPAHHAPVRAMEMSAAAGTSASSSSGAGAGRMCRNMSVGYQNGLNYIALELREDGSNMGAMTSGAGSSNGSLAAAAATVGTVPLPENGAYASIDFTKSDGVTATTKD; encoded by the coding sequence ATGGCAAATTTCACGAATTACCAGGAAGGCAAGGCAGCGATGTTGATGGTGGAGACGCAGCAGAGGGACGTGGGGACGAAATCTGCGGCCGCCACCGCAAACGGAGACGGCTCGGTCGGGGAACCCCCTTCCCCGTTAATTAATatcggcggcggcggcggcggcggaggaggaggaggaggcggctcTCGTTTCCATCAACATTTACCGCCCTCCAACCACCTCCACCATCTCCACCTCAGCCACCATCACCCGCCAAAGGATCAACAGCAGCACCATCACTACCAGCTGGCTccgcagcagcaacagcaacagcaacagcagcatcttTCCGGGGAAAACATCGCAGAGTCCCCCGGCAGGAAagcctcctcctcgtctctcaGCCAGGTACACACGGCCGAGGACCCCGCCGCTTCCTCCTCCGCcgctagcagcagcagcagcagcagcagccatgtaTACGCGGCTGTGAACGTCGCAAATACCTCGGATGTTGTGGACGATATACGCAAATGTGGCTATTTAAGAAAGCAAAAACACGGACACAAGAGGTTTTTCGTGCTCCGAGCGGCCAGTCACCTCGGGCCGAGCCGCCTGGAGTACTACGACAGCGAGAAGAAATTCAGGAACAGCCTGCGCTCCGCTGCCGCGGCAGTCGCCAGCGGCGGAGCGGTCGCCCCTTCTCCCCCTAAAAGGGTTATTTACCTCTACCAGTGCTTCACGGTAAACAAAAGGGCGGattccaaaaacaaacacctcatTGCTCTTTATACTAAGGACGAGTACTTTGCCATTGTGGCTGAAAACGAGCAGGAGCAAGAGGACTGGTACGTAGCTGTCAGTGAGTTGATGAGTGAGGGCAAAAAAGGGCACTTGGATTCTGATGATTTAGATGATGGATACGGTACCGTCACCCCTGGTACTGTGTTTAAAGAGGTGTGGCAGGTGAATGTGAAACCTAAAGGACTGGGTCAAACTAAAAACCTCACAGGTGTTTACCGGCTATGCCTCTCTACTAAAACCATACACCTCGTAAAGTTGAACTCTGAAACCCCCTGTGTTAACCTTCAGTTGATGAATATCAGGCGCTGCGGACATTCAGAAAGCTTCTTTTTCATTGAGGTGGGTCGCTCCTCCTCCATCGGGCCCGGGGAGATATGGATGCAGGTGGATGATTCTGTCGTGGCCCAAAACATGCACGAGACCATCCTGGAGACGATGAAAGCCCTGAAAGCTTTTGCTGAGTTTCGGCCCAGGAGTAAGAGCCAATCGTCGGGCTCCAACCCCATGCCATTTATCACGACACGCCGCCACCTGGGCAACCTGCCGCCAAGTCAGACTGGGCTGCAGAGGCGGTCGAGAACGGAGTCGGTTGTTGGTACGCCGCCGTCAAGTAAGAGCTCTGGGGCAAGTGGTTATCGCTTCCGTACATCCAGTGAGGGTGAGGGAACAATGAACCGGCCGTTCCGCTCCGCCACAGGAAGTCTGGTTCACCTTAACTCAGCACGGGCCCATCATGGTCGTCAGGAGGGTGGCGGAGCCAGCAGTGGTAGTGGTGTTGCCACAGGAAACGCTGGCACTAGCACTAGCGGCGGGGGGCGCTATGTCAGAGCCATCCCGGGATCATCGTCCACCTACCACGCCCGCTCCGCCTCTCTCCCAGTCTCCCACTTCCCCTCCACCACCAGTCCCGTGAGCGTCTCCTCCAGCAGCGGCCACGGCTCCGTCTCCGACACACTCACCCGCCCATCGAGCGCCTCAATATGTGGCTCCCCGTCTGACGGCGGCTTCAACTCTTCAGATGAATATGGCTCCAGCCCCGGTGATTTCCGGTACTTCCGGGTGCGGAGTAACACACCAGACTCCCTGGGCAACACCCCACCAATCAGAGAGGAGAACTGTCTAAATGACTACATGGCCATGGGCTGGAACCGGGAGGTCTTTGGCACCAGCGGGGGGTCTGGAAACAACAGTGGAGGCGACACGCCACGGGATGAGAGCACGTCAACAACGGAGGACGAACGCTTTTCATCATCGTCGCTGAGGAGGAGGACGCATTCTTTCTCCAGACCCGCCGGGGGTGCAACCGGCGGTTCTGGAGTGGCAGTTTACCAGAAAATGACCCAGACCAACTTTTCATTGGACGAAGGGTCAGATGTGGTGTTACCATTCGGCAGTGGGCTTCTCCGTGGCGggccgtcctcctcctcttcctcgctccGTTCCGACTACAGTTCCTGCTCCGAGCACAGCCAGCAGAGCCGTCCCTCCACGCTCTCCCGGACGGAGGCCGGTGGTGAGCGcccttcccttccttcctcctcctcctctgccaagGAAGACAGCGGCTACATGCCCATGATGTGTGGCGTGGCTGCGTCACCGCGGGACACCCCTCCCGACTACATGCCTATGCAACCCAGCTCCTACTCCCACCACGTCTCCCATTCCCCGCAGTTTCACAGTCCAGCTTTAGGTGCCCGTTcagcccacccccacccccagccccaGCCTCAATCCTCCACGGACTCTCACGGTTACATGATGATGCTCCCAGGGGGCAGCGGCACCTCTCCCTCCCCGGTGCAGGCCTCTCCCAGCCCCCACAGTAGCTCCAGTTTGGCAGGTGCCAGTGGGAGTGACAGTATAGCAGAGAGACCTGAGAACGGGGAATATATGGACATGTCGTACAGCAGCAGTGCGGGGCGCAAGCTCTCAAACGAAGGGAGCAGTGGGTATTATACACCTGGGACACCTGAGAGCACCCCAAAGTCTTACAGCCCATATTTCTCGCTCCCTCGCTCCTACAAAGCCCCCaccagagagagggatgagaaaGAGTACGGGGAGTATGTTCCTATGAGTTCTCCTGCCAAGCCAGTCTATTCATCAGTTGCCACAGCGTCCCTGTCAACACCAGAGAGGAGGGTTGGAGGAGGAAGTAGCACCTCCACCCCATCTCATCCACCCCCGCCTTATGGAGCTCATCATGCGACCGCAGCAATGGCCGACAGACGCATCGTGAGGCCGAACCGCCTCCCTTTAGGCAGAAGGAGTTTCCACGGTCCACTGCGGGTTAGTGAGCCCTCCACAGCGTCTGCAGGCACCTCAACCTCAGTCCCCGCCACTGGTAGCTCGTCTGAAGGGCCTTCCAGTCCCGGAGAATATATTAACATTGAGTTTGGAGATCACTATCCCCACCAACAGCAGCCCCCCGCCTACCCTCTCTCTGCCCAAGATGAAGCGCCTTCCCTGGGGTCCAGTGACCACCGTCACTCCCCTCCACAGCCCCAATCTCACCAGGACTATATGAGTGTGGAGGTAGAAGCAGACCAGCAGGACAGCGCTGGATGTCTGGGTAAGAACCAGTCACCAAGGCCCAGCCTTGTTGCCCCATGGAACCCGCCCAGCTACATCAGACCCCTGGCTAGCAATCCCGGGGTGCTGGCCTCCCCCGGAGTCCCTGCCGGAGGTCACTGGAGGTCGATGGGGGACGACTACACGGACATGACATTTAACCTCAGCAGAGGTGAGAGGACGCAAACGAGCCCCACAGCCATGCTGCAGCATCTCTGTGTAATCGAGGGACATTACGGCCATGtttcctctgcctccccctcatccatctcccctcccctccccccgtcGAGCCCAGGTAGGGCACCGACACAGCAGCTGGAGCCCAAGGTGGTTCGAGCTGACCCCCAAGGCAGGAGGAGACACAGCTCGGAGAcattctcctccacctcctccactaaTTCAACTCCCTCTGCAGGAGGACTCGGCCCCTCATCCTCAGCCGCCCACCCAACACTTACGAACACCGCAGCCCCCAACGGGTCTTACCTATCGGAGGGTCAGGCTTCCAGATGGGCCAGCTCAGCATCTTTCGACAGTGTGTGGATGTCTGTGGAGGGACTAGGGGACTCGCCGGCTCACCACGCTCCAGTCAGAGCCATGGAAATGAGCGCTGCCGCCGGGACCTCAGCATCCTCCTCCTCGGGGGCCGGGGCCGGTAGAATGTGCAGGAACATGTCGGTGGGCTACCAGAACGGACTGAACTACATTGCCTTGGAGCTGAGGGAGGACGGGAGTAATATGGGAGCCATGACGTCGGGAGCCGGTAGCAGCAATGGGAGCttggcggcggcggcagcaacGGTGGGGACGGTGCCTCTGCCGGAGAACGGCGCCTATGCCAGTATCGACTTCACCAAATCTGATGGAGTCACCGCAACAACCAAGG